CATCTGGAGAAACACAAAAATGGTGGTCATCACTCACATGTAAGTGAACAGAACATTTTTTAGTTATCAAATTGCAAACAGTATCCTTCTAATAGAGCACGTTGGAATTGGATGACAGAGGCGTGTTGGTGGAATAATTTCGCGCCATGTTTTCAACCAATAAggaaaaaaaccaaaaccaatcgtAACCTGTTCAGCcgcgttttcccgcgctttttaCTGCCTGCGTAGTCTGCCTCgagttctgattggttcttgtcattttcttttgtccCTTTTTATTGGCTGTATCCGTGGCCTTGATTTTGGTTGTACGACACACAATTGAACACCGCTCGAAAACGTTTGAATGACAGAAAGCGCAATATTAAtccatttcttttctttttgttagacCAAAGAAAGTAAGCCCACTAATGGAGAGGTTGACGTTCTCCTGAAAACAGTAAGTCTATCCAGCAGTCTAGGAATAGTTACAGTGAACCAGTATGAGATAGTGACAAACTTAGCAAAATACCAAAAGTGATTTTGTGCAGACTCGAGAGAGAATTGAGCTCACTATCTCTTGGCAGACAGTGTAAGATTTTTGGACGGAAGAATCAGAGAATTGAAACCCTGAATGTGAAGATACAGGAAATGAGTGTCTGTCTTACTTAGCGTATTGATTTGTAAGAGAACGCAAATAAGCCATCATGCTACTTTCATTTTCGGTTGTCTCTAGATTCATGGTTCTCCGGAAGTTCGATCCGGTGACCGACAAAATTCGCCGTCTTGTCGTCACGAAAGCCCCGGTTActctcaaaaataatttttatttgctttcGAACACTTCTTCAATAACTTAAAGATAAAGCAGATGGCGGCAAATATAGGTGCCTACCTCAGTGATTTAAATCCTTTTCCTACTCGGTCAAAATGCAGTAAATTAACCGCGGTAGGATTAGCTTAGtaggtagagcgcttgactacggaacgggaggtcgcgggttcgattccagGGGCctgaccaatactcagggtcttgaaaataactgagaaatgaatgTACTGCCTTTGTCCTGCAAACGGCTATACCtgggagacgtaaaaatagtgtccccaattagtacttaatacattgacacttaaataaagtacATTTTTAACGACATTTTCCAGGGCccttaaaacaaacattttcccAAAGGAAGCCTTCCGACTACCTCGCTGAAAGAGgcgaggaggggggggggggggggagtggagGGGGAAACTTCCCTCTTATTTCTACCCCAGCGTGAAAGGCGCTCCTTTCTATCTAACTTTTTGCcgcctacttttttttttcttttaccacaAATCAAACAGATTTCCTCAATATTTCGTGATTTCTCTGTCTTCATCAGGGAGAATCCCCAGCTAAAGTTCAAGAAAGCCTCATGAGTCATCTGTATGAAGAGTTGGCGAAACGAAAAGCATTACTCGAAAAAGTCAACAAGCTTCAGAATGAAGTTGACCAACTTGACTCCAAATCAGCATTAGGTGATAAGTCCACCGTCGCTTCCACGCCCTCTGCAAGTGTGTACACGTCTGTGAATGCAAGACCTTCTGCGCAATCGATAACTACTGTCGCTTCCTCTATTTCCGTAAACTCCAGACCTGCTGTATCGCTTGCCAAACCGCTACTTCCTGTTACAACTGCTTATAGCTCAGCCCCAAGTGTGGTTTCTAAACCCGCCACAGTCATGTCTATTCCGCCAGGAACACTGGTTAATCCTCTTCGGCAGCATTACATTACTACTGCACAGCCTCAACTTGTCAACACTTTCCAGCCCCTGTTGAGACCTTCTGTGGGGGTGCCAGTACAGATGGTATCTTATATATCCAAGGAGGGCAACCCTATCAACAATATGCCGTCGTCCAAATCAAGACGAACCAAGCAGAAAGGAAGCGCAAAGAAAAAACCTAAAATGGACCAGCAATCTCAGCAGCCAGTGTCTAGGGTCACCCAGCCATCCTCTACTGCACTTTTGAGTCCACAGCTTGTGGCTTCCCAAACTACTCCCACCAGCTCTACATGGCAGTCACCAAGTGTTTCTCGCGCCCACCATTCCCTTATCACATCTCCCGTCACGCCTGTTAACTCATCGTTTCATTCTGGAAATGACCGATCGGGTCCAGTCTCTTTGGTGACGTCACCCGTGACGCCGACTCCAGTCAGGTTAGTGTCCAGTGATTTATCTTCCGTGGTTTCCTTGCCATCGCGGTCAGCGTCCTCTAGTGGCCCAGGCAGTGAAGTACCACCGATGGTGTCATTTGTGCAAAGCGGTCTCTCCTGCATCTCTCCCTTGAGCCCTTTATCAAGTATGTCCAGTGCATCAGTATCTCGCTCTCTTACCACCGGTGCTACTCCTCTCAGCTCTCTCTCAGCATCAACACAGAAGTACTTGAACACGTTCACGACACAGAGCACTGAAGCTTCACGAAGCTTCCCTGCCTCAACCAACCAGTCGTCATTTGCAGGTCGAACGTCATTTCTCAATACAGACTTATCAACAGACCACAGTGCTGGGATCAAGTTGCTTTGTGATCTGCTCAATGACACCCTTCCTGAGCAGCCCCCTCCCCTGGTGGCCACGTCACTAGCTGTACGATCTCTAGGAACTCCAACATCAGTATCATCAGCATCTTCAGACTCTTCTGTAGTTGAGCAAGGAAGACACCCAACCACCCCTCCCACTCTTCCAAGCAGGTCTTCATCGAAATCCCCGAGGACCCCTCCCCTGGGAAACACTCTAGCGCGTCCGTCCCCCGGAGGTACTACATCTTCCTCGGAACAAACACCTACTCACAATACCCCACCTACTGCAGAAGCTCCCGCTGCGGGGAAGAAAAGAACATCGCCATTTACGATTGAAAACCTGGTTAGTTCAAACCCAGAAAAGAGTAAAAGTCCGGGTGAAACTGGTGTTGGAGAAAGAAACCCCAGCCCTGTATCAGCCAACAGTAGACGCAGCCCTAAGGGGAAGAATACAAACTTCAGTATTGCGGAAATCACCCGTGATATGAACCCGTCTAGTAAGGAACGTGTTCCTTTTGTGACAGGACCAGTGGGCTGTTCAGTTCCTACATCTGTGTCACCTGGCCAAGAGAAGCAGAATCAGCGAAGGATCTCTCCACCATTGGCAACGATTACAAATCCTGAACCCGATGGGTCTGTCGTGGTATCTACTGGCATAAAGCCTTTGAATGCAGTCCAGAGTTCCACAAACCAAAAATCCGATCCCATTCCCAAGAATGAAGGAGAGTTAAAACGAGGACAATTGTCTGCACCCGTGGCCAGAGTGAGTAGTGTATCCGCCCATATGAACGGCTATGTGCCATCGAGCTTGGTCTCAAAAAGTTCTGCTTTAAAACAGGACGTTGTTCACTCCGAAGGTCAAAATCCCATCAGCAAACATCATGAAGATCGTAGCTGTTTGGATTCAAAGCTAATAAGCCCAACTCCTGATCGTACTCCATCTCAAAAAGCCCAGCCTGTTTCTGATGTTCCCAAGGACGAAACTGCCTCCAGTGAAGTTAGTTCTTCTATTCCTTCATCGACTTCAAGCCCTGAGCGTCACAGACCAGATGCATCGACTCATGCCTCTGAAATCATCTCCGATGTTCCGTTAGATATGATTCCTCTTCCGAGCGGTAAGAGACCCAGCCCTACCAGTTTGTCAGGAAAAAAAGGTTCCGCTAACAAGAAGCGCCGTTCTCCTGTTTCGCAGATTCCAAAATCCGCGAGTCCAGATTCCGAGGTCACCAGCCTTATGACTAATGAGGCTCTTCCCCAGTCTCCGTCAATCTCGTCTTCCGTTTCAAAGGCGACAGCGGTGTTAGAAGGTCAGGCACCTGTGTTAGTTGATAGTAATCCCTGCTCAGCACGCAGTCCTATCCCAGTAGCCCCTTCGTCACTGCTACAGCCTCAATCTGGAGTATCACTACCCTCCTTTGGAAGTGTTTTTTCGCTCCCTAAGGAAGAACAGACTGTGACATCACAGAACTCAGCAGCCAAAAGCAGGTACGGATTGTATTTAGCAGCGTAAGCGTAGCAGTCGACTAATCAAAACGtaccaattttttattttatatattttgttttttgcgcAGCAGTCATGTCTCTGAGATGCCAAGCCAATGCACAAAATTAGCATCCGCCGAGCCTCCCGCGAAGAAACGGAAGCGTAAAGACAAGAAAAAGATGCCTGGTAAGGCTGCCAAGGGAGCGTTAAGCCTGTTAATACAGTATGACAGTGACAGTCAAAGCTCGTGTAGCACCCACGGCACCGAGAGTGATGATAGTTCCGCCCACAGTACTAGCCCGGTCAGCGGTACACTTAGTCCAGTTGTAGTGGAAACCACAGAAACTCCTCGGTCCCAGACCGCCGGAGCACAGCCGGAACAAAGCCAAAAATTCTCCGCCAAGAACGCCTCGCACATTAACGGTGCTACATCACCAAAGGGTAGGCAAAAAAGCACGGTAAAGAAACAGTCCAGCGTTGGGAAGTCGGCTGCTGAGAGGAAGAAACCCAAAGGAAGAGGAAACCAACGAGGAGACGTGCTTAACGCTTCGCCATTTGTTAACCTGAATGACACTGTGGGTTCAATGCAGCAGATAAAATCCGCAGGACCTAGCGTCGCGGTGCCTACCAGCTATCAACCCTATCCGCCCGCTTACTCAAGCTACCCAACCCCAGGGCAACAGGGCTATGTCATGTCGAATTTCTCAATCCCCACCGGCACACTCAACTTTACCCCAGGGGGACATCAGTTCTCTGCAAGTCTTCCACAGTATTACACAGGAGAGGCGCACCCTGCTCCTACCGGGTACGGCACTTCACCAGGGGGATTTTTCCCCCAGTGGCGAACAAGTTACGCCCCGATGCCGTGTCAGCCACCTGCTTTCAGTTATTCAAACAATGGCAAcaatggtggtggtggtaaagTGTATAGATAAAGACTAGAAGGAGTTAATTGTTAGTTAGTACTTAAGCACTTGGTGTGGTGCGTTTTCTTGGTGCCTTCTAGAAAACCAATGGTAAATGGTGTTCTAATATAAGACAATACAACAAACAAATACTTACGATTTTCGTCCTCAAATTTAATATCGCCTTGTACaatgtacagcataataaacagcgcCACAAGGACGTTATGCTTACTAGCTTTTATGTCCCATTTTAGGATTTTAGGCACAGACTCAGATATCAGAACAACTTTGTACAGCATAGTAAACAGTactacaggaaagtactgctcagcagctttcatttgaatggtcgcactttagaatttcatccacagattcaaaagttagaaccaccttttaCAGGATAATAAAACAGTACGACAGGAAAGAACTGCCCaagaatggtcacacttaaggatttcatgCACTTTGTTTAGCATAACAGACAGCACCACCTGAAATTAccgctcagtagctttcacaGATGCCACAGTGTGCACACTCACAACGTAACAAGCGACACAACAAGAGGGTAATTCTCTTAAAGATAAAATGATTCTTGGAGGGATTCTTAAAGTAAATGCTTCTGGCAGTTACTTGAATATGCCTATTTATACTACATGAATATACGATAAAATTAGTATACAAAAGTTTTCTCTTTATAGGTTGTCTATTTATCATGGGAAAATTGATTATTTAGGGTGAACCTTTCTTTGCTTTAGAAGGAAAACGTTTACATTTTAATATAGTTAGtatgaaattttgaaatctttgtAATGAAATTCCTGTTAAGAGTCGCTTATTGCGGCTCTATTTCTTTCAGTCGTTTTATCTCTTTTTAACTTGTGTAAATATGCTTGATCTAGGCGTTCATTtggcaagaaaaaaactttttgtaGATCGTTGCAATTCTTTGTTGAAATTTAACGTTTGTTATACTTTAACTAGTTGGTCCGTTTTCTTCACTTGAATCACCAGCTATCAGATTCGCATTTAGTAAGTATTGCAGCTTCAATCGCGAGTCGTTTCCAAGAACCAGTGAGATTTCTGCTGTTTTTCAAAAGAGTCCTAGTGTCCTGATTTAATCTTGCAGCAACCACCTCTGTCAGTCTTGACGTTTCTTCTTTTAATGTGAACTGTCAGTCAAGGGTTTTTAGAGAAAGAATGATCACTGGATAGAATCATGTTTCAACAGAGAGCTACGTTTTCGGTGTTTGTAAGTCAGAAATTACAGCGGCTTTTCACTGAGTGTTGCCACAACGGAATTGACTTCTCTAGCCAATCACAACGCACGCGGGCAATgtaatgaaccaatcagaactcaCAGAACAAGTGCAGCCGATCGAGGAAACGCGTAGGGAAACAGCAGATTTTATCAGCCAAAAGCAAAGCGTTTCATTGTAATTCGGATGCAATGACCGAATGAATGAAAGCCGCTGTATTCGCTTAGAAGAGGTCCACAGATAGGCTATGTCAGTATTTGAAAAtctgcaatgaaaaaaaaagttaagcgTGTTTCCTAGATCTAGAATGAATTTTCCCTTGTGTCACTCGGAACTTGCCAATTGTTTTTATCCTTAATTGAGACCCTGAAAGCGCACCGAATGTTTAAAACGTTGGCGTTCGTAGAACGATTACTTTGTCTTCGTTCGAGAAACGAGACAACCATCATATGTCTTCTAATCGTTTTTAATTCTAGAGGCTTATGACTAGTGATGGTattaaggagcttaagcaacgacgccGACTCCGGTGGCGAAAAGGTCTCCTAAAAAGTGAATCCAcgctgttttaaaatttcatcgCTCTTCATCCGTGTCGTTCGATTTGTCAAATAATAGTGAATTATTATATAGTTCAATTTAAAGAACTGTAtctaagttttaaaaaaagtaggAAATCGTCGTGTGTTCTAGTCCTCCAGAAAACTTGAAATTAGTACAACCGACGACgacaaagaaatatacaaacaaGCGTGATCCCTGCACGTgccaagttttgtttttctaacgtaaacctattgtttcttgacgttctcgttgccgtcgtcttCTTTGCTTACCTTATTATGCACGGTCAACGAGCGGCTTGGGTTTGAACTGTGCAGTAGATAGATAAAAGGGGTGGATATCTTAAATCTTATTACTTTCTTGTTTGGTTCTGCGTTTGACATTAAGAAGGAAAATAGATGTTGACATCTCAGTGTGCGGCCTACCATAGAATGTAGGTTTTAGTAGAAATAGATCAAGGAGTTCTCCAACATAAGTCGCAAGTCTCTTTGAATATGGACAGTTTCCTGCTATTTAGCgccccatgtaagagaatccgGGAAATCGttgattggaatccggaatcctgggttttggaatctGGACTACAGCTTAAGGATTCCAGAATcacactaacgattggaatccggaatccaaattccactaacagaatccggaatccaataccaggaatccagaatccacggtgtggaatccagaatccaaaactgtcttgaattctctTACATGGGTCGATACTGTAATCTTCTGATATAAAAGACTTCCCACTCTCAAAAAAGCTGGCAGGAAAGAGTAAAGGTTGTATAGAACAGGGTACTTCTGTTGACAGACATATGTGCCTATTGATAGTGTACAGTGGACAAATTTACCTTGAGAAAAGAATTAcgctattttttattaaaaactttgTTGCAGAAGCTTTAGCTTTGTTTGGTTGTGTGGATTATACTAGTGCAGTATTATAAGTTGGGAACTGTGGAGTTGCATTGTTACGCTcacaaaaaacttcaaaaatggGACCGAACAGATAATAATAGGAATGGGTGGAGAACGGACACCAAAGTTGAATTTTCACTTGCATGGATTTTATTAATCTACCGTAAATCTTCTATTACGCCCCCCTGTCAAATACCCCCCCcgccccttttcaggggaagaaagctAATAAGCTCCCCCTCTCTGTAaagccccccgccccctcccctaattattcttcactaataaatgatagactggattaatcaatcacgactgtaaaacttcatgtggactgatccCGGATGGTTTCTTTACCAACTGTAGGAGCCGCGACTTCTGCCAATTGAAAGTCTGATCCTTGGCTGCATGGCCTGcaaccttcttgtacttgagcttttccattttgtattgtagttctttatggagaactgataccatcctcttttctaaattaaataagctcTGGCCCCCAtcttaaataagccccccgtctctataacccccccccccttccctcaaattggcttgaaataaataagccccccccggggggaggtttaatagaggatttatagTAAGATCTCTTTGACGGATAAACATGAAACGCAATTTATTaagattttttgttattttccggCTTTCCGTGATTGAGTTTGAGTTCTCCTAACGATTGCCACAGGCGCCTATATTTAGGACGTGTTCGATTGAAAGTATTCCGGAATAAGACTTAAGAGGGATGATGGAATcaattaggaaattgagtaattttaattctcacTGGACAAAAACCTTTCAGTCATGTTGTATTCTTTTATACACCTTTCGAATGCTATTATTGTAATAAGTTAAAGGAAATTAAATAACTGAAGCGAAAAGGTTCGCATGGGAGGCCGAGAaagcaaacttcaaaagcttcaaatttcacCAAACGAAACTTACGCATGACGATTTTacttgtgttttctcaattcctatgaaatttgaaatctattttctcgggctcccataacaaccttttctttggagttatttcatataaCTTACCACATTTATAGTCCtcgaaaagtgtaaaaaatgCGAATATGTAAAGAATGCgatatggcttaaaatattctggtacaaggccCACCGGAAAgtaaaattacttaatttcctGATGGGTTACTTCTTAAACTCTAGAAATCAATTGTTTTGGCATCCATGCCATTGCAGTATCTAAAAATCTGCTTGGAATGGAATATTCCGATGCGTGTAGAGTTTAAATGGTGCAAATCACAGTAGCAGAGATTTGTAACAAAACGTTCACTTATTCCGGAACAGGATCAATCAAACGCACCGTTGATATGACCGTATTGTAATCCCAACCATCTAAAATGTAACTATTTGCAGAGAGCTGCAGTCAACTATTCCACCTACACGTTACAAATTTCTTTATAGAGACAGAGTCATCAAGATTTACTAGACCTAAATAAGAATCTAACAGAAGGGGTTTTAGCAGACCAAGGCAACCCTACTGAGTGGTCTCGGGGAAGGTGACCATGGATAATAGTGTATGAAGACGTTTAGAAAATGTGTTGCTCAGCCTAAATACGGGTAAGAAAAATAGTTGAAAACGTCCGGTCTACTTTTTCAAAGTTTGACTGAGCAAGTTAAGAAAAACTGCATACATATGCTCCCGcaaaaacagtttattatgGCCGGATTGCTGCAACTTATTCGAATATTTTCAAAGGCCGTTTTGTGCCGCATTATCGAATATACAATCTAGGTCTTAGTGTAGTTAACATGAAAATTAAGTTTGAATGAATTATCATGACACTTTCCCTGTTTAAGTTTTTATTCTTGGAATTAGAGTATCTGCACTGCTAAACTTCCCTGTGCCGCATAATGGCTTGGCGATGATTCTTACCATTTTTAGATAAAAAGttgtgtgaccatttaaatgaaagttaTTGATCACTACTTTTATGCGGTACAGAGTAGGGATGAAAGGagttttcaattctttttgtgATTAAAATTCTCAGTGTTACTTATGAATTGCATGAAAACTTTTTCCGTTATCGAGAAACGATTGAAATTTACAGAGTTAATCTGCATCAATATAGAATTACGCCTTTTGGATGCAAGTGAATGTTAAAGCTTTCGACTGGTTACAATTAAATAAGAGTGACTTTAACAATTAAACACTTAGCTAGTATAGTTTCCTTATTATGAACGTTTGTGGTcgtctttgtttacatttggtAACCTTCTTACTATAAATTTGCTAATGAGCTCCATTTAGCCTTGTCCGGTttgatttaactgattaaacATTTAAGTCGCAAATCGGATGTAGTTTTATACACGTGCTTTGAAAATTTCGTTAACTTTGACTTTTCTACAGGACAACTAGCTTAATTAAGAACAACAAGTGTAAACAAAAAGTACTTCAATATTTGTTCTTCCGTTAAAGTCCTCTTAATTATGCACTTTTCTTTAGTTAAAATCTAAGCTGAGTTTTAACTTAAGTTTGAACAGCAAGTCTGTACTGCTCTATGTCCTGGCTTCATTTAGCAAACagaaattgttatttttcagtaacttcctttgtaaataaaaaaatgtcgCGATTTGTTTACTGTGAGTCCAAAATTCACAGAAGATTAAGATTTCTTACAATTCCGCGATCTTAATTACTTTGACAATTGGCAATACCAAGTGGTAGTTTAGTTTTACTAAAAGTCGAAACAAGAGAGAAAGTGTATCAAACCGGCAGCTCTGGTAAGTTAACTCTAAACTTCCgttatttcaaaaaatattcatgGGCGCCTTCAGTTTGTTCGGCAATGATTTTTTCTTTGGGAGAACACTTATAAATTGGTAATAAGCCTCAATTCATTATCAAATTTTAAACGTTTTGAGTCAAATTGTTGCCCTCTGTTCATATATGGTGgtttttaaaaagctatttCTAATAGGAGATATTTCAACAAGTTGTATTTTAAAAACGTATTGTTAGCGACTGCGGCTAAGGTGACTTTCTCTGATTAAAGCAATTTACTTAGTTTCACTGAAAAGTTGAAAGTTAGCAGTCCATCTAGTCTTCCAGCTGTACTTTTTGATTAAAGGTACAAATTACCATCATCTATAACGGTTCGGTGGTTTGCAGCTACGTTGAACAAAACTAAAATCTGTATTTTCATTGAGCGTCAAAGCAAGAAAAAGGCACGCCGATAAAACTAAAGCTATATACCAAAGGAAATATAAACTTCAACTGTTTTTAACATGTCGAAAAAGACTATGAGATCGAGCTGCTATTGAAGTCCCCTTTTTTCCAGAATTCACGGAGGTATAAAAGACTGAAGAGAATAGTAATATTCCAGTATATCTTCAGTTTGAAATAGATTTGCCCTTACTCTCGTTAACTACGTTAGTTAGCTAATCTGTTTTTGACCTTATTTGCCACTTTTTGGGCGAACAAAGCTGACACGTAACTGCGAAGGAAATCTGTTAAAAGAAGTTAATTGTGTTTATTTcacaaatagttttttttacgtACTTGATCAGTGATGGCGACTTGAACTGGGCTTTGCTTTTAGTTCTTAAATGGTTTCTGCGCTACATCAAGGACATCAGCGTGCAGAGCGTGCTCTATCGCTTAATTTAGCCCTGATTAGACTAATCACTTTACTAGTTAAAGGGGGAGGTTATCATTATGGCTCAAAcccaaaaacatattttaacaATGACATCGTTTCCCTTAACGAgttctttcatttttaagcacaaTAAAACCAACCTCTTCGAATGTCTAGAAAAGGAAAAGCCAAGTCTACCAACTTGAAAAAGACGTTCGGCTTATAACTTTTTCCAGTTGTGTCAATCGCGTCTAAGACAAATCCGTGTTAAACTAAAA
The genomic region above belongs to Porites lutea chromosome 12, jaPorLute2.1, whole genome shotgun sequence and contains:
- the LOC140953524 gene encoding uncharacterized protein isoform X1; protein product: MVLELRLHSPAGAEPLVYSWPLLKSDGRDEAAEIVETIRWVCADFPELKLAVENYVLREFDPSSFESMSKLCERYNRAIDGILQLWKGCAPPACINVPPSQELLRHIIQQVYSRSVKDPDKLNDYEPFSPEVYGETSFELIAQMIREVPMSPDDLFIDLGSGVGQVVLQVAASGNVKECYGIEKAEIPANYAEDMDREFRKLMRWFGKTHKPYKLEKGDFLVAKMRDKIQSAGVVFVNNFAFGPSVDHKLKERFASMREGAKIISSKAFCSLNFRTTSRNLSDIGTILHVSELKPHGRAVSWTGKPVSYFVHVIDRTLLEQYFADLKRRKEGRDFSDTSSLSDSMASAPNFEELDDVIFGVSTRHQWHQLINQIEATNHANKRGGKKTKNKNKNILQEQNREIFPITGQEQDMKGGAKAHQPTFAQKVRRKYQRQQNKKAQKLKKNSKNSRGKAKQKPKPRKNASLTKVKPKRSTSKASQKRYSDSLAVTALENATVAALQSLQKRKGQIQGMRISSASPPPLPGFNMEQSLPALEHLLGIFRYQFLHFICHMNSSEYKENLKRQIEEEKARKKELTGKVNQAEKIVNSLQKEALGNLQQRMSEIGLSAKTPRELLMKAGELLGQHKKMKDKVKRLEKEVKHLEKHKNGGHHSHTKESKPTNGEVDVLLKTGESPAKVQESLMSHLYEELAKRKALLEKVNKLQNEVDQLDSKSALGDKSTVASTPSASVYTSVNARPSAQSITTVASSISVNSRPAVSLAKPLLPVTTAYSSAPSVVSKPATVMSIPPGTLVNPLRQHYITTAQPQLVNTFQPLLRPSVGVPVQMVSYISKEGNPINNMPSSKSRRTKQKGSAKKKPKMDQQSQQPVSRVTQPSSTALLSPQLVASQTTPTSSTWQSPSVSRAHHSLITSPVTPVNSSFHSGNDRSGPVSLVTSPVTPTPVRLVSSDLSSVVSLPSRSASSSGPGSEVPPMVSFVQSGLSCISPLSPLSSMSSASVSRSLTTGATPLSSLSASTQKYLNTFTTQSTEASRSFPASTNQSSFAGRTSFLNTDLSTDHSAGIKLLCDLLNDTLPEQPPPLVATSLAVRSLGTPTSVSSASSDSSVVEQGRHPTTPPTLPSRSSSKSPRTPPLGNTLARPSPGGTTSSSEQTPTHNTPPTAEAPAAGKKRTSPFTIENLVSSNPEKSKSPGETGVGERNPSPVSANSRRSPKGKNTNFSIAEITRDMNPSSKERVPFVTGPVGCSVPTSVSPGQEKQNQRRISPPLATITNPEPDGSVVVSTGIKPLNAVQSSTNQKSDPIPKNEGELKRGQLSAPVARVSSVSAHMNGYVPSSLVSKSSALKQDVVHSEGQNPISKHHEDRSCLDSKLISPTPDRTPSQKAQPVSDVPKDETASSEVSSSIPSSTSSPERHRPDASTHASEIISDVPLDMIPLPSGKRPSPTSLSGKKGSANKKRRSPVSQIPKSASPDSEVTSLMTNEALPQSPSISSSVSKATAVLEGQAPVLVDSNPCSARSPIPVAPSSLLQPQSGVSLPSFGSVFSLPKEEQTVTSQNSAAKSSSHVSEMPSQCTKLASAEPPAKKRKRKDKKKMPGKAAKGALSLLIQYDSDSQSSCSTHGTESDDSSAHSTSPVSGTLSPVVVETTETPRSQTAGAQPEQSQKFSAKNASHINGATSPKGRQKSTVKKQSSVGKSAAERKKPKGRGNQRGDVLNASPFVNLNDTVGSMQQIKSAGPSVAVPTSYQPYPPAYSSYPTPGQQGYVMSNFSIPTGTLNFTPGGHQFSASLPQYYTGEAHPAPTGYGTSPGGFFPQWRTSYAPMPCQPPAFSYSNNGNNGGGGKVYR
- the LOC140953524 gene encoding uncharacterized protein isoform X2, producing the protein MVLELRLHSPAGAEPLVYSWPLLKSDGRDEAAEIVETIRWVCADFPELKLAVENYVLREFDPSSFESMSKLCERYNRAIDGILQLWKGCAPPACINVPPSQELLRHIIQQVYSRSVKDPDKLNDYEPFSPEVYGETSFELIAQMIREVPMSPDDLFIDLGSGVGQVVLQVAASGNVKECYGIEKAEIPANYAEDMDREFRKLMRWFGKTHKPYKLEKGDFLVAKMRDKIQSAGVVFVNNFAFGPSVDHKLKERFASMREGAKIISSKAFCSLNFRTTSRNLSDIGTILHVSELKPHGRAVSWTGKPVSYFVHVIDRTLLEQYFADLKRRKEGRDFSDTSSLSDSMASAPNFEELDDVIFGVSTRHQWHQLINQIEATNHANKRGGKKTKNKNKNILQEQNREIFPITGQEQDMKGGAKAHQPTFAQKVRRKYQRQQNKKAQKLKKNSKNSRGKAKQKPKPRKNASLTKVKPKRSTSKASQKRYSDSLAVTALENATVAALQSLQKRKGQIQGMRISSASPPPLPGFNMEQSLPALEHLLGIFRYQFLHFICHMNSSEYKENLKRQIEEEKARKKELTGKVNQAEKIVNSLQKEALGNLQQRMSEIGLSAKTPRELLMKAGELLGQHKKMKDKVKRLEKEVKHLEKHKNGGHHSHTKESKPTNGEVDVLLKTGESPAKVQESLMSHLYEELAKRKALLEKVNKLQNEVDQLDSKSALGDKSTVASTPSASVYTSVNARPSAQSITTVASSISVNSRPAVSLAKPLLPVTTAYSSAPSVVSKPATVMSIPPGTLVNPLRQHYITTAQPQLVNTFQPLLRPSVGVPVQMVSYISKEGNPINNMPSSKSRRTKQKGSAKKKPKMDQQSQQPVSRVTQPSSTALLSPQLVASQTTPTSSTWQSPSVSRAHHSLITSPVTPVNSSFHSGNDRSGPVSLVTSPVTPTPVRLVSSDLSSVVSLPSRSASSSGPGSEVPPMVSFVQSGLSCISPLSPLSSMSSASVSRSLTTGATPLSSLSASTQKYLNTFTTQSTEASRSFPASTNQSSFAGRTSFLNTDLSTDHSAGIKLLCDLLNDTLPEQPPPLVATSLAVRSLGTPTSVSSASSDSSVVEQGRHPTTPPTLPSRSSSKSPRTPPLGNTLARPSPGGTTSSSEQTPTHNTPPTAEAPAAGKKRTSPFTIENLVSSNPEKSKSPGETGVGERNPSPVSANSRRSPKGKNTNFSIAEITRDMNPSSKERVPFVTGPVGCSVPTSVSPGQEKQNQRRISPPLATITNPEPDGSVVVSTGIKPLNAVQSSTNQKSDPIPKNEGELKRGQLSAPVARVSSVSAHMNGYVPSSLVSKSSALKQDVVHSEGQNPISKHHEDRSCLDSKLISPTPDRTPSQKAQPVSDVPKDETASSEVSSSIPSSTSSPERHRPDASTHASEIISDVPLDMIPLPSGKRPSPTSLSGKKGSANKKRRSPVSQIPKSASPDSEVTSLMTNEALPQSPSISSSVSKATAVLEGQAPVLVDSNPCSARSPIPVAPSSLLQPQSGVSLPSFGSVFSLPKEEQTVTSQNSAAKSSHVSEMPSQCTKLASAEPPAKKRKRKDKKKMPGKAAKGALSLLIQYDSDSQSSCSTHGTESDDSSAHSTSPVSGTLSPVVVETTETPRSQTAGAQPEQSQKFSAKNASHINGATSPKGRQKSTVKKQSSVGKSAAERKKPKGRGNQRGDVLNASPFVNLNDTVGSMQQIKSAGPSVAVPTSYQPYPPAYSSYPTPGQQGYVMSNFSIPTGTLNFTPGGHQFSASLPQYYTGEAHPAPTGYGTSPGGFFPQWRTSYAPMPCQPPAFSYSNNGNNGGGGKVYR